The following coding sequences lie in one Saccharopolyspora hordei genomic window:
- a CDS encoding SRPBCC family protein → MGSVAHYLEIQAPAQRCYDWWRPLTHMPMIFPDVQKVEPRSGEADMTHWVVTGPAGKSVEWDARIVEDEPGRKVAWKSVEQDTGKSNTVATAGAVRFDDHGDTTGVEVSLQYEPPGGAVVDAVATLFADPQQKVERALDKFKELMENPESSTR, encoded by the coding sequence ATGGGTTCAGTAGCGCACTACCTGGAGATCCAGGCCCCTGCTCAGCGGTGCTACGACTGGTGGCGGCCGCTGACGCACATGCCGATGATCTTCCCCGACGTGCAGAAGGTTGAGCCGCGCAGCGGCGAAGCCGACATGACCCACTGGGTCGTCACCGGCCCCGCCGGCAAGAGCGTCGAGTGGGACGCGCGGATCGTCGAGGACGAGCCAGGCCGCAAGGTGGCCTGGAAGTCGGTCGAACAGGACACCGGGAAGTCGAACACCGTGGCCACCGCCGGAGCCGTCCGCTTCGACGACCACGGCGACACGACCGGTGTCGAGGTCAGCTTGCAGTACGAGCCGCCGGGCGGGGCGGTGGTCGACGCGGTGGCGACGCTGTTCGCCGACCCGCAGCAGAAGGTCGAACGGGCGCTCGACAAGTTCAAGGAGCTGATGGAGAACCCCGAGTCATCGACGCGCTGA
- a CDS encoding SRPBCC family protein — protein MGDYEHWTTLRCDADTLFRYLADVGNLPRYFDSMDSAEDMGGEEVDVVAEVEGQRREGHAWFHTDPETRTMRWRSEGPNGYHGELQVTDAGDEGATVTVTLHTERADGPAIRAGLERTLANIKQQVEGSSTEPAG, from the coding sequence ATGGGAGACTACGAGCACTGGACGACACTGCGTTGTGACGCGGACACGCTGTTCCGCTACCTCGCCGACGTGGGCAACCTCCCCCGCTACTTCGACTCGATGGACTCGGCGGAGGACATGGGTGGAGAAGAGGTCGACGTCGTCGCGGAAGTCGAGGGGCAACGCCGCGAGGGCCACGCCTGGTTCCACACCGATCCGGAGACCCGCACCATGCGCTGGCGTTCGGAAGGCCCGAACGGCTACCACGGCGAGCTGCAGGTGACCGACGCCGGCGACGAGGGCGCCACGGTCACCGTCACGCTGCACACCGAACGCGCGGACGGTCCCGCGATCCGCGCGGGACTGGAGCGGACACTGGCCAACATCAAGCAACAGGTCGAGGGCAGCAGCACCGAACCCGCCGGGTGA
- a CDS encoding xanthine dehydrogenase family protein molybdopterin-binding subunit, whose protein sequence is MTPARTTARIEDPALLTGRGRFLDDLDPLPGTLTAAVVRSPHPHARIRGVDLTRARSHPGVAAVIGPDEVLAELNPFPLSLKTPMPYYPTATDRVRFVGEPVAVVVAADRYAAEDAAELVSVDYEPLPPVVDVDAALRPDAPRLHDDADSNVASDRTFQFGPVDESFAAADHVVCGEYRFPRYSSTPMECYSVIADWQDEVDGPAITAWANFHGPFSMVPVIAGALGVPTSRVRLVVPADIGGSFGIKAGIYPYVVLMALASKHAGRPVRWTEDRSEHLLASSAGSDRAMRFEAAVTADGKVQALRADLVDNVGAYLRPPEPSTLYRCFGNITGAYDIQAVQIRSRAVVTNKTPTGLNRGFGGQQLYFGLERLMDKIAATCGIDVAEVRQRNFVPPEAFPYRTATGGIYDSGDYPQALALALKNADYPALRERQREARERGEHFGIGLATIVDPSATNIGYVGLATPAEERPPGRGKSGSTEHVRVSVDVNGTVSVLLGTVPQGQGHATVAQQVVAERLGLPLEKVRPVVEMDTATTPWTISSGSYSSRFAPLLTSALVEACDRLAHTLRTAAGSMLGLEPEELELVDGRIRHREDHSRAVEFRHAAGVVHWDPGSLPDGTSARLYEEAAFTPPQAKAASRDDQINSSLCYGFVAELVVCRIDPQTYEVDLELVSTVHDAGTILNPVLLEGQVHGALAHAIGGALYEEMRYSDNGQPTSATFMDYLCPTTAEVGYELRSDHLETPSPLTRLGAKGCGEGSCMSLPVAIANAVADALGPSGVDITTLPIHGDVIHRLLTAATTETAVLEGTEGEN, encoded by the coding sequence ATGACCCCTGCACGCACCACGGCACGCATCGAAGACCCCGCCCTGCTGACCGGGCGCGGCCGGTTCCTCGACGACCTCGACCCGCTGCCCGGCACGTTGACCGCGGCGGTCGTGCGCAGCCCGCACCCGCACGCCCGCATCCGGGGCGTCGACCTCACCCGAGCCCGATCGCACCCCGGCGTGGCGGCGGTGATCGGTCCCGACGAGGTCCTCGCGGAGTTGAACCCGTTCCCGCTGTCGCTGAAGACGCCCATGCCGTACTACCCGACGGCGACCGACCGGGTGCGCTTCGTCGGTGAACCCGTGGCGGTCGTGGTCGCCGCCGACCGCTACGCCGCCGAGGACGCCGCAGAGCTGGTCTCCGTGGACTACGAGCCGCTGCCGCCGGTGGTCGACGTCGACGCCGCGCTGCGTCCCGACGCGCCGCGGCTCCACGACGACGCCGACAGCAACGTCGCCAGCGACCGCACGTTCCAGTTCGGTCCCGTGGACGAGTCGTTCGCCGCAGCGGACCACGTGGTCTGCGGTGAGTACCGGTTCCCGCGCTACTCGTCGACTCCGATGGAGTGCTACTCGGTGATCGCCGACTGGCAGGACGAGGTCGACGGTCCCGCGATCACCGCCTGGGCGAACTTCCACGGCCCGTTCTCCATGGTGCCGGTGATCGCGGGCGCGCTGGGAGTGCCGACCTCACGGGTACGGCTGGTGGTCCCGGCCGACATCGGCGGCAGCTTCGGCATCAAGGCGGGGATCTACCCCTACGTGGTGCTGATGGCGCTGGCGAGCAAGCACGCTGGCCGGCCGGTGCGCTGGACCGAGGACCGCAGCGAGCACCTGCTGGCCAGTTCAGCGGGCTCGGACCGGGCGATGCGCTTCGAAGCCGCCGTCACCGCAGACGGCAAGGTCCAGGCCCTGCGGGCGGACCTCGTCGACAACGTCGGCGCCTACCTGCGTCCGCCGGAACCGAGCACGCTCTACCGCTGCTTCGGCAACATCACCGGCGCCTACGACATCCAAGCCGTGCAGATCCGCTCGCGCGCGGTGGTGACCAACAAGACCCCGACCGGGCTCAACCGCGGCTTCGGCGGCCAGCAGCTCTACTTCGGACTGGAGCGGCTGATGGACAAGATCGCCGCGACCTGCGGGATCGACGTCGCGGAGGTCCGCCAGCGCAACTTCGTGCCGCCCGAGGCGTTCCCGTACCGGACGGCGACGGGCGGCATCTACGACTCGGGTGACTACCCGCAGGCCCTGGCCCTGGCGCTGAAGAACGCTGACTACCCGGCGCTGCGGGAGCGCCAACGGGAAGCGCGCGAGCGCGGTGAGCACTTCGGCATCGGACTGGCCACCATCGTCGACCCGTCGGCGACCAACATCGGCTACGTGGGACTGGCCACCCCGGCCGAGGAGCGTCCACCGGGGCGCGGCAAGTCCGGTTCCACCGAGCACGTCCGGGTCAGCGTCGACGTCAACGGGACGGTCTCGGTGCTGCTGGGCACCGTCCCCCAGGGCCAGGGGCACGCCACGGTCGCCCAGCAGGTCGTGGCGGAGCGGCTCGGACTGCCGCTGGAGAAGGTCAGGCCGGTGGTGGAGATGGACACGGCCACCACTCCGTGGACGATCAGCTCCGGGAGCTACTCGTCGCGGTTCGCCCCGCTGCTGACCAGCGCGCTGGTCGAGGCGTGCGACCGGCTCGCCCACACGTTGCGGACGGCGGCCGGGTCGATGCTCGGGCTGGAGCCGGAGGAGCTGGAGCTCGTCGACGGGCGGATCCGACACCGCGAGGACCACTCGAGGGCGGTGGAGTTCCGCCACGCCGCGGGTGTGGTGCACTGGGACCCCGGATCGTTGCCGGACGGGACCTCGGCCCGGCTGTACGAAGAGGCGGCCTTCACCCCGCCGCAGGCCAAGGCCGCGAGCCGGGACGACCAGATCAACTCGAGCCTGTGCTACGGCTTCGTCGCCGAGCTCGTGGTCTGCCGGATCGACCCGCAGACCTACGAGGTCGACCTGGAGCTGGTGTCCACGGTCCACGACGCCGGCACCATCCTGAACCCCGTCCTGCTGGAGGGGCAGGTCCACGGTGCCCTGGCGCACGCCATCGGCGGTGCGCTGTACGAGGAGATGCGCTACTCCGACAACGGGCAGCCCACCTCCGCGACCTTCATGGACTACTTGTGCCCCACCACCGCAGAGGTCGGCTACGAGCTGCGCAGCGACCACCTGGAAACGCCCTCGCCGCTGACCCGCCTCGGCGCCAAGGGCTGTGGCGAGGGCAGCTGCATGAGCCTGCCGGTGGCCATCGCCAACGCGGTCGCCGACGCCCTCGGGCCGTCCGGCGTCGACATCACCACGCTGCCGATCCACGGCGACGTGATCCACCGCCTGCTCACCGCGGCGACGACGGAGACCGCGGTGCTCGAAGGAACAGAAGGGGAGAACTGA
- a CDS encoding class I adenylate-forming enzyme family protein: protein MDLGTVLSWTAERYPARRAVGGELSMTYAEWDAHTNRLARALAALGVGHGDRVVFLLAGGEPMASLHLAAQKLGAVSVPLSFRFGVDELAYCLSDAAPTLLVTDESTVEAACQALERTEPVPHAHVGDGVPPGGAALLDLAADQTENALDVQVRDSDTSVMLYTSGTTGKPKGVPRTHSAEFHASLAHLHQSRSAPFETTLGVMPMFHTMGLRTLLSSVVSAGTWVPQVRFDAERSLELITRERVSALYLVPTIYWSLLGTGRLGETGVRKLAYAGAAMTPALAEALVDALEPEVFVNHFGSTEIYTFTVGPDVAAKPGCAGRPGVFTRVRLVDPHPQAGPDALVGAGEQGQIAISMESPEAFSGYWNRPDADAKSIRDGWYFPGDLAVADEDGDLWVSGRVDDMINSGGENIYPDEIENALIRCPEVADVVVVGMPDDRWGQAVTAFFVPAVGRTPDTAAAALSEYIRSGSGLPRLKRPKRVVAVAEIPKSAVGKILRRELVDGRFSPLAELSPASTGSRK, encoded by the coding sequence ATGGACCTCGGGACAGTGCTGAGCTGGACCGCCGAGCGGTACCCCGCCCGACGCGCGGTGGGTGGCGAGCTGTCGATGACCTACGCGGAGTGGGACGCGCACACCAACCGGCTGGCTCGGGCCTTGGCCGCGCTCGGTGTCGGGCACGGGGACAGGGTCGTGTTCCTGCTCGCCGGTGGCGAACCGATGGCCTCGCTGCACCTGGCTGCGCAGAAGCTCGGCGCCGTCTCGGTTCCGCTCTCCTTCCGCTTCGGTGTCGACGAGCTCGCCTACTGCTTGTCCGACGCGGCACCGACGTTGCTGGTGACCGATGAGTCCACGGTCGAGGCGGCGTGCCAGGCGCTCGAACGCACCGAGCCCGTGCCGCACGCGCACGTCGGTGACGGCGTCCCGCCCGGCGGCGCAGCGCTGCTGGACCTCGCCGCCGACCAGACCGAGAACGCCCTCGACGTGCAGGTCCGCGATTCCGACACGAGCGTCATGCTCTACACGTCCGGCACCACGGGGAAGCCCAAGGGCGTTCCGCGCACGCACAGCGCCGAGTTCCACGCCTCCCTCGCGCACCTGCACCAGAGCCGGTCGGCTCCGTTCGAGACGACCCTCGGCGTGATGCCCATGTTCCACACGATGGGACTGCGCACGCTGCTGTCGAGCGTGGTCAGCGCCGGCACGTGGGTCCCGCAGGTCCGGTTCGACGCTGAGCGGTCGTTGGAGCTGATCACCCGAGAGCGCGTCTCGGCACTGTACCTGGTGCCCACGATCTACTGGAGCCTGCTGGGCACGGGGCGGCTGGGGGAGACCGGTGTCCGCAAGCTCGCCTACGCAGGCGCCGCGATGACCCCCGCGCTGGCGGAAGCGCTCGTCGACGCGCTCGAACCCGAGGTGTTCGTCAACCACTTCGGCAGCACCGAGATCTACACCTTCACCGTCGGGCCGGACGTCGCGGCGAAACCGGGCTGCGCCGGACGTCCCGGCGTGTTCACCCGGGTCCGCCTGGTCGACCCGCACCCGCAAGCCGGCCCGGACGCGCTCGTCGGTGCTGGTGAGCAGGGCCAGATCGCGATCTCGATGGAATCGCCGGAAGCGTTCTCCGGGTACTGGAACCGGCCCGACGCCGACGCGAAGTCCATCCGCGACGGCTGGTACTTCCCGGGCGATCTCGCCGTCGCGGACGAGGACGGAGACCTGTGGGTGTCCGGACGCGTCGACGACATGATCAACTCGGGCGGCGAGAACATCTACCCCGACGAGATCGAGAACGCGCTGATCCGCTGCCCGGAGGTCGCCGACGTCGTGGTCGTCGGGATGCCGGACGACCGTTGGGGGCAGGCCGTCACCGCGTTCTTCGTCCCCGCGGTGGGGCGCACCCCGGACACTGCGGCCGCCGCGCTGAGCGAGTACATCCGCTCCGGCTCCGGACTGCCGCGGCTCAAGCGGCCCAAGAGAGTGGTCGCGGTCGCCGAGATCCCCAAGTCCGCGGTGGGCAAGATCCTGCGCCGCGAACTCGTCGACGGGCGGTTCAGCCCGCTGGCGGAGCTGTCCCCTGCTTCGACCGGATCGCGAAAGTGA
- a CDS encoding manganese catalase family protein, whose protein sequence is MFFHVQRMINEIVPDEPDPGAANALQEGLGGQFGEMRTMMQYLFQSFNFRGKAAKPFRDLLHGVGTEEISHVELIATTIARLTDGSPRYQGSPTELDEPAAGGETPLKNALSQGNIHHFLVGAQGALPVDAVANPWMGSYVYNSGNLVLDLLYNLMLESTGRLQKCRIYEMSSNKTLRSTVAYLIVRDHAHENAYAKALESLGVDWGKVLPIPKTRAERYPEVKTLLEQGLENKQYTFSLDHLSEAGKIFREASPSDDDKTLSTAQAPEGVPIEIADPRPEEFAPGLDPALLEQVQAVAERELAEADEPWRYGPTQQ, encoded by the coding sequence ATGTTCTTCCACGTGCAACGGATGATCAACGAGATCGTGCCGGACGAGCCCGACCCCGGCGCGGCGAACGCGCTGCAAGAAGGTCTGGGCGGGCAGTTCGGCGAGATGCGCACGATGATGCAGTACCTGTTCCAGAGCTTCAACTTCCGCGGCAAGGCCGCGAAGCCCTTCCGGGACCTGCTGCACGGCGTCGGGACGGAGGAGATCAGCCACGTCGAGCTGATCGCCACCACGATCGCGCGCCTCACCGACGGGTCGCCGCGCTACCAAGGATCCCCGACCGAGCTCGACGAACCCGCCGCGGGCGGGGAGACGCCGCTGAAGAACGCCCTGTCGCAGGGCAACATCCACCACTTCCTCGTCGGCGCGCAGGGCGCCCTGCCGGTCGACGCCGTCGCGAACCCGTGGATGGGGTCCTACGTGTACAACAGCGGCAACCTGGTGCTGGACCTGCTGTACAACCTGATGCTCGAGTCGACCGGGCGGCTGCAGAAGTGCCGGATCTACGAGATGAGCTCGAACAAGACGCTGCGGTCCACGGTGGCCTACTTGATCGTGCGGGACCACGCGCACGAGAACGCCTACGCCAAGGCCCTCGAGTCCCTCGGCGTCGACTGGGGCAAGGTCCTGCCGATCCCCAAGACCAGGGCGGAGCGGTACCCCGAGGTCAAGACCTTGCTCGAGCAGGGGCTGGAGAACAAGCAGTACACCTTCAGCCTCGACCACCTGTCCGAGGCCGGGAAGATCTTCCGCGAGGCGTCACCGTCGGACGACGACAAGACGCTGAGCACCGCACAGGCGCCGGAGGGCGTGCCGATCGAGATCGCCGACCCACGGCCGGAGGAGTTCGCGCCGGGTCTGGACCCGGCGCTGCTGGAGCAGGTGCAGGCCGTCGCGGAGCGGGAACTCGCCGAGGCCGACGAGCCGTGGCGCTACGGCCCCACCCAGCAGTGA
- a CDS encoding PadR family transcriptional regulator encodes MSTVRLSTTSYVVLGMIAMRGPSTSYDLKRAIGHSVGYFWHFPHAQLYSEPKRLAQLGLLEVEEEDDGRRRRTYTITDTGLSALRSWLAEPTEQHFELRDIAEIKLFFNELADPDDIKRLAHDQIKQHQARIAEYEQMQERFGHDSAISRRMVTLGLGLEMEHAALRFWTSLAERAERGEFEDHARADRSAPPASSPTNFSTEERPRSSDT; translated from the coding sequence GTGTCAACGGTTCGGCTTTCCACGACCTCGTACGTCGTGCTGGGGATGATCGCGATGCGCGGGCCCTCGACCTCGTACGACCTCAAACGGGCCATCGGACACTCGGTGGGCTACTTCTGGCACTTCCCGCACGCCCAGCTCTACTCCGAGCCCAAGCGGCTCGCCCAGCTGGGACTGCTCGAGGTCGAGGAGGAGGACGACGGCCGTCGCCGCCGCACCTACACGATCACCGACACCGGTCTCTCGGCCCTGCGCTCGTGGCTGGCCGAACCCACGGAGCAGCACTTCGAGCTGCGCGACATCGCCGAGATCAAGCTCTTCTTCAACGAGCTCGCCGACCCCGACGACATCAAGCGGCTCGCGCACGACCAGATCAAGCAGCACCAGGCCCGCATCGCCGAGTACGAGCAGATGCAGGAACGCTTCGGCCACGACTCGGCCATCTCACGGCGCATGGTCACGCTCGGTCTCGGCCTGGAGATGGAGCACGCGGCCCTGCGGTTCTGGACCTCGCTCGCCGAACGCGCCGAGCGAGGCGAGTTCGAGGACCACGCTCGCGCAGACCGTTCGGCTCCGCCCGCGAGCAGCCCGACGAACTTCTCAACCGAGGAACGACCGCGGAGTTCTGACACCTGA